Proteins encoded together in one Planctomyces sp. SH-PL14 window:
- a CDS encoding SpoVR family protein, translating to MAEIARGYKLDFFETIFEFVDYEEISMMAAYGGFPVRYPHWRFGAEYDELMKGYSYGLQKIYEMVINTDPCYAYLLSCNALTDQKLVIAHVYGHCDFFKNNAWFAHTNRKMLDQMANHASRINRYIDRYGYETVEQFIDACLSIEDLIDPYSPHIRRTPNPDQVRAEKDRRDHEDEQEEHGLPEPKGKFRAKDYMDAYINPPDVLEAEHRERRRQEEAKAASRSFPEEPQRDVMLFLLQHAPLREWQHDVLAMIRDEAYYFAPQGQTKIMNEGWASYWHSTIMTRHGLTDAEVIDYADHHSGTMAMSPSRLNPYKIGIELFREIEERWNKGQFGAEWEECDDHETRKRWDKKLGLGRDKIFEVRRIHNDVTFIDTFLTEDFCRKHRMFSFAYNEDSGDYEIKSREFKEIKKQLLTSLTNFGRPFIYVFDGNYRNRGELYLRHDYAGVELKQDYAQDTLTNLQRLWARPVHIETVIDDEKKVISFDGTRHEVRGAS from the coding sequence ATGGCCGAGATCGCCCGCGGCTATAAGCTCGACTTCTTCGAGACCATCTTCGAGTTCGTCGACTACGAAGAAATCTCCATGATGGCCGCCTACGGGGGCTTCCCCGTCCGCTACCCCCACTGGCGGTTCGGCGCCGAATATGACGAACTCATGAAGGGCTACTCGTACGGTCTCCAGAAGATCTACGAAATGGTCATCAACACCGACCCCTGCTACGCCTACCTTCTCTCCTGCAATGCCCTGACCGACCAGAAACTGGTCATCGCCCACGTCTACGGGCACTGCGACTTCTTCAAGAACAACGCCTGGTTCGCGCACACCAACCGCAAGATGCTCGACCAGATGGCGAACCACGCCTCCCGCATCAACCGGTACATCGACCGCTACGGCTACGAGACCGTCGAACAGTTCATCGACGCCTGCCTCTCGATCGAAGACCTGATCGACCCCTACTCGCCGCACATCCGCCGCACCCCCAACCCCGACCAGGTCCGGGCCGAGAAGGACCGCCGCGACCACGAAGATGAACAGGAGGAACACGGCCTGCCGGAGCCCAAGGGAAAATTCCGGGCGAAGGACTACATGGACGCCTACATCAATCCGCCCGACGTCCTGGAGGCGGAGCACCGTGAACGCCGCCGCCAGGAAGAGGCCAAGGCGGCGTCCCGGTCATTCCCCGAGGAGCCGCAGCGGGACGTGATGCTCTTCCTGCTCCAGCACGCCCCCCTCCGCGAGTGGCAGCACGACGTCCTGGCAATGATCCGGGATGAGGCCTACTACTTCGCTCCGCAGGGGCAGACCAAGATCATGAACGAAGGGTGGGCCAGCTACTGGCACTCCACGATCATGACCCGCCACGGGCTGACCGATGCGGAAGTCATCGACTACGCCGACCACCACTCCGGAACGATGGCCATGAGCCCCAGCCGGCTCAATCCCTACAAGATCGGTATCGAGCTGTTCCGCGAGATCGAGGAGCGGTGGAACAAGGGGCAGTTCGGCGCCGAGTGGGAGGAGTGCGACGACCACGAGACACGGAAGCGTTGGGACAAGAAGCTGGGCCTCGGCCGCGACAAGATCTTCGAGGTCCGCCGGATCCACAACGACGTGACCTTCATCGACACGTTCCTCACGGAGGACTTCTGCCGCAAACACCGGATGTTTTCCTTCGCCTACAACGAGGACAGCGGCGACTACGAGATCAAGAGCCGCGAGTTCAAGGAGATCAAGAAGCAACTCCTGACGAGCCTGACGAACTTCGGCCGGCCGTTCATCTATGTCTTCGACGGCAACTACCGCAACCGGGGTGAGCTCTACCTGCGGCACGACTACGCCGGCGTCGAGCTCAAACAGGACTACGCCCAGGACACGCTGACCAACCTCCAGCGGCTGTGGGCCCGCCCGGTCCACATCGAGACGGTCATTGATGACGAGAAGAAGGTCATCTCCTTCGACGGCACACGGCACGAGGTCCGCGGCGCCTCGTAG
- a CDS encoding PVC-type heme-binding CxxCH protein, producing the protein MVRVARAAFAVGLLLWTSLAAADDAFPTPKNTEPSTQPFTSPQDALKSFQVPAGFEISLFAAEPDVQQPIAIATDSRGRLWVAENYTYSDAKQNHDLSLRDRVVILEDTDHDGKHDKRTVFWDKAQKLTSVEVGFGGVWLLCPPQMLFIPDVNGDDVPDSEPQVVLDGWEAEGSRHNFVNGLRWGPDGWIYGRHGILTTSQVGRPGCAPQDRTPMNCGVWRYHPTRQTFEVVCTGTTNPWGMDWDENGELFFINTVIGHLWHAIPGAHLQRMFGDDLDPEVYALLPQVADHFHWDTREQWSDIRKLGVTPTTDEAGGGHAHCGLLMYQGDNWPAEYRNSLLTLNLHGHRINRDVIEREGATFTAHHAPDVLKVGDPWFRGIDLITGNDGAVYIADWTDVGECHENDGVHRTSGRIFKVSFGQPKPPVAPDLAQLSLDELVSLQSHTNDWYPRVARRLLQERIATAPEEQRTQLASLLRKRYDQETNLRTRLRLLWCLGSCGLVEDGWLYGRLGSEHESIRVWAIRFLLDRGPLSPQTSSLLTEMAVNELNGLVQVYLASALPQLAPADLWKAADGLCQASDFAQDRVLPLMVWYGLEKAIAENPEAAVIVAGRSQMPLVRRFIARRLGSRILKDPDPVYRLTRILAAKEDSDFREQILTGLHDGMQGIRKATPPETWDHVHGLLEKDASESVRRLADELSVIFGDGQALDAIFAIARSDKQTTDARRQALRTLITAQAPGTAPLLQGLLTNRELGVDAIRGLAAIQDAETPKVILANLGKLTPQTKVEAVTTLASRPEFAAVLLRGVEEGGISKAIVSPFLLRQIQSFGDKDLSEKIGRLWPELTQLSAEKQKRIEEWKGRLTDEVLNAADASAGRKVFSQSCAKCHRLFGTGGTMGPDLTGGQRTNLNYLLENIIDPSAQVSPNFKMSIVVTTDGRVVTGIVVQKTESAIQLNTPTGSVSLPMEEVDELRESQLSLMPEGQIDVLPQPEAISLIKYLMSPQQVP; encoded by the coding sequence ATGGTTCGTGTTGCCCGCGCTGCTTTCGCGGTTGGCCTGCTCCTCTGGACATCGCTCGCCGCGGCGGACGATGCCTTCCCGACGCCGAAGAACACCGAGCCGTCGACGCAGCCATTCACCTCCCCGCAGGACGCCCTCAAGAGCTTTCAGGTCCCGGCCGGCTTTGAAATCAGCCTGTTCGCCGCGGAGCCGGACGTTCAGCAGCCGATCGCGATCGCCACCGACTCACGCGGCCGGCTGTGGGTCGCGGAAAACTACACCTACTCGGACGCCAAGCAAAATCACGACCTGAGCCTGCGGGACCGGGTCGTGATCCTCGAAGATACGGACCACGACGGAAAGCACGACAAGCGGACGGTCTTCTGGGACAAAGCCCAGAAGCTGACGAGCGTGGAAGTCGGTTTCGGCGGCGTGTGGCTCCTCTGCCCGCCGCAGATGCTGTTCATTCCCGACGTCAACGGGGATGACGTTCCCGACAGCGAGCCGCAGGTCGTCCTCGACGGCTGGGAAGCTGAGGGCTCGCGGCACAACTTCGTCAACGGCCTCCGCTGGGGCCCGGACGGCTGGATTTACGGCCGGCACGGGATCCTGACGACGTCGCAGGTCGGCCGTCCCGGCTGTGCGCCGCAGGACCGGACCCCGATGAACTGCGGGGTGTGGCGCTATCACCCGACGCGGCAGACGTTCGAAGTCGTCTGTACCGGAACGACGAACCCGTGGGGGATGGACTGGGACGAGAACGGCGAGCTGTTCTTCATCAACACCGTCATCGGCCACCTCTGGCACGCGATCCCGGGAGCCCACCTCCAGCGGATGTTCGGCGACGACCTCGATCCTGAGGTGTACGCCCTCCTGCCGCAGGTCGCCGACCACTTTCACTGGGACACGCGCGAACAGTGGAGCGACATCCGCAAGCTCGGCGTGACGCCGACGACCGACGAAGCGGGCGGCGGCCACGCCCATTGCGGCCTCCTGATGTACCAGGGGGACAACTGGCCGGCCGAGTACCGCAACTCGCTCCTGACGCTGAACCTCCACGGACACCGGATCAACCGGGACGTGATCGAACGGGAGGGGGCGACTTTCACGGCCCACCATGCGCCCGACGTCCTGAAGGTGGGAGACCCGTGGTTCCGCGGGATCGACCTCATCACCGGGAACGACGGCGCGGTCTACATTGCCGACTGGACCGACGTCGGCGAGTGCCACGAGAACGACGGCGTCCACCGGACGTCGGGCCGGATCTTCAAGGTCAGCTTCGGCCAGCCGAAGCCCCCGGTCGCTCCGGACCTCGCGCAGCTGTCGCTCGACGAACTCGTCTCGCTCCAGTCGCACACGAACGACTGGTATCCGAGAGTCGCCCGTCGGCTGCTCCAGGAGCGGATCGCGACCGCTCCCGAGGAGCAGCGGACACAGCTCGCCAGCCTGCTTCGGAAGCGATACGACCAGGAGACGAATCTCCGGACACGGCTCCGGCTCCTGTGGTGCCTCGGCTCGTGCGGCCTCGTCGAGGATGGCTGGCTCTATGGCCGGCTCGGCAGCGAGCACGAGAGCATCCGCGTTTGGGCGATCCGCTTCCTCCTCGACCGCGGTCCCCTCTCGCCGCAGACGAGCAGCCTTCTGACCGAAATGGCGGTCAACGAACTGAACGGGCTCGTCCAGGTCTATCTCGCCTCCGCCCTGCCGCAGCTGGCGCCGGCGGACCTCTGGAAGGCGGCCGATGGACTCTGTCAGGCCTCCGATTTTGCCCAGGACCGCGTTCTCCCGCTGATGGTCTGGTACGGGCTGGAGAAGGCGATCGCCGAGAACCCCGAAGCGGCGGTCATTGTGGCCGGCCGGTCGCAGATGCCGCTGGTCCGGCGGTTCATCGCCCGGCGGCTGGGGAGCCGCATCCTCAAGGATCCGGATCCGGTGTACCGGCTGACGCGGATCCTGGCGGCCAAGGAGGACTCCGACTTCCGTGAACAGATCCTGACCGGCCTGCACGACGGGATGCAGGGGATCCGGAAGGCGACGCCCCCCGAGACGTGGGACCACGTCCATGGCCTCCTCGAGAAGGATGCTTCCGAGAGTGTTCGCCGGCTGGCGGACGAGCTCTCGGTGATCTTTGGAGACGGCCAGGCGCTCGACGCGATCTTCGCCATTGCCAGGTCCGACAAGCAGACGACCGATGCCCGCCGCCAGGCGCTGCGGACCCTCATCACGGCCCAGGCCCCCGGCACCGCTCCGCTGCTCCAGGGGCTGCTGACAAACCGCGAACTCGGCGTCGATGCGATCCGCGGCCTCGCGGCGATCCAGGACGCCGAGACTCCGAAGGTGATCCTGGCGAACCTCGGCAAGCTCACCCCGCAGACGAAGGTCGAGGCGGTCACCACGCTCGCCTCCCGGCCGGAGTTTGCCGCGGTGCTGCTTCGCGGCGTCGAGGAGGGGGGGATTTCCAAGGCCATCGTCTCGCCTTTCCTTCTGCGGCAGATCCAGTCCTTCGGCGACAAGGATCTCTCGGAGAAGATCGGCCGGTTGTGGCCTGAGCTGACTCAGCTCTCGGCGGAGAAGCAGAAGCGGATCGAGGAGTGGAAGGGACGCCTCACGGACGAGGTCCTCAACGCCGCCGACGCCTCGGCGGGTCGCAAGGTCTTCAGCCAGTCGTGCGCCAAGTGCCACCGGCTGTTCGGGACCGGGGGGACGATGGGGCCCGATCTGACCGGCGGCCAGCGGACGAACCTGAACTATTTGCTCGAGAATATCATCGACCCGAGCGCCCAGGTCTCTCCGAACTTCAAGATGTCGATCGTCGTCACGACTGATGGCCGCGTCGTCACGGGGATTGTCGTTCAGAAGACCGAGAGCGCGATCCAGCTGAACACGCCGACCGGCAGCGTCTCGCTCCCGATGGAGGAGGTCGACGAGCTTCGCGAGTCGCAGCTCTCGCTCATGCCGGAAGGGCAGATCGATGTCTTGCCGCAGCCGGAAGCGATCTCGCTGATCAAGTACCTGATGTCGCCGCAACAGGTGCCGTAG
- a CDS encoding YhdH/YhfP family quinone oxidoreductase produces MPEDFRCYLVTREGDRVTAGITRRPMSELPTGDVLIRVQFSSVNYKDAMAATGNPGVARKLPHVPGIDAAGVVVESTRADLPVGTEVVVTGRELGVERWGGWAEYLRIPGEWALRRPQALTLEDAMTIGTAGFTAAQCLLAVRSHGVRPPDGDIVVTGATGGVGSLAVKLFASQGYRVVAVSGKADKHEWLRQLGAAEVIDRSAVLDSSSRPLLSARWAGAVDTVGGAMLASVVKGTLHRGCVAACGVVGGPELPLNVYPFILRGVTLAGIDSAWCPEDRRRVIWELLSTSWKPNDLAVQRTVVDLDQVADVVPKILAGEVSGRTVVRVATEND; encoded by the coding sequence ATGCCCGAAGACTTTCGCTGCTACCTTGTGACCCGCGAAGGGGACCGCGTGACCGCCGGTATCACCCGGCGACCAATGTCCGAGCTTCCGACGGGGGACGTTCTGATCCGCGTCCAGTTCTCCTCGGTCAACTACAAGGATGCGATGGCGGCGACCGGGAATCCCGGTGTCGCCCGCAAACTGCCGCACGTCCCGGGGATCGACGCCGCCGGAGTCGTCGTCGAGAGCACGCGGGCTGATCTTCCGGTCGGGACGGAAGTCGTCGTGACCGGACGTGAGCTCGGCGTCGAGCGATGGGGCGGCTGGGCCGAATACCTCCGCATCCCCGGCGAATGGGCTCTGCGGCGACCGCAGGCGCTCACGCTGGAAGACGCGATGACGATCGGCACCGCCGGCTTCACCGCAGCCCAATGCCTGCTGGCCGTCCGCTCGCACGGAGTTCGTCCGCCGGACGGCGACATCGTCGTGACCGGAGCGACGGGCGGCGTCGGGAGCCTTGCCGTGAAACTCTTCGCCTCGCAGGGGTACCGGGTCGTCGCGGTCTCCGGAAAGGCCGACAAGCACGAGTGGCTGCGGCAGCTCGGAGCCGCCGAAGTCATCGACCGCAGTGCCGTTCTCGACTCGAGCAGCCGCCCGCTCCTCTCTGCCCGCTGGGCTGGCGCGGTCGACACCGTCGGCGGGGCGATGCTGGCGAGCGTCGTGAAAGGGACCCTCCACCGCGGCTGCGTCGCGGCCTGCGGCGTCGTCGGGGGCCCGGAACTGCCGCTGAACGTCTATCCGTTCATTCTTCGCGGCGTGACGCTGGCGGGGATCGACTCCGCCTGGTGTCCCGAGGACCGCCGGCGCGTGATCTGGGAACTGCTGTCGACCTCCTGGAAGCCGAACGATCTTGCGGTGCAGCGAACCGTCGTCGATCTCGATCAGGTCGCCGACGTCGTCCCGAAAATCCTGGCTGGTGAAGTCAGTGGCCGCACCGTCGTCCGCGTGGCGACTGAGAACGACTGA
- the bcp gene encoding thioredoxin-dependent thiol peroxidase, with protein MLDVGTPAPKFSLPGIPEGTYRLADLKGKFAVLYFYPKDDTPTCTTEACDFRDNWQQIEALGATVWGISADSPEHHVKFRNKFELTFPLLADVDHAVCETFGVWAEKTNYGRTYMGIVRSTFLIDPRGRIAAGWKVARVKGHVAAVVTELERQIAE; from the coding sequence ATGCTCGACGTCGGCACTCCCGCTCCCAAGTTTTCGCTCCCCGGCATCCCCGAGGGGACCTACCGCCTCGCCGATCTCAAGGGGAAGTTTGCCGTCCTGTACTTCTATCCCAAAGACGACACGCCGACCTGCACGACCGAAGCGTGCGACTTCCGGGACAACTGGCAGCAGATTGAGGCCCTTGGCGCGACGGTGTGGGGGATCAGCGCCGATTCCCCTGAGCATCACGTCAAGTTCCGCAACAAGTTTGAGCTGACCTTTCCGCTCCTGGCTGACGTCGATCACGCGGTCTGCGAGACGTTCGGCGTCTGGGCGGAGAAGACCAACTACGGCCGGACCTACATGGGGATCGTCCGGTCCACGTTCCTGATCGATCCCCGGGGCCGGATCGCTGCGGGGTGGAAGGTCGCCCGCGTCAAAGGTCACGTCGCCGCGGTCGTAACCGAACTCGAACGGCAGATTGCGGAGTAG
- a CDS encoding CAP domain-containing protein, translating into MIRSLAPRVRFAVAWWLIAFPLSERPCRAEPPESGGIIAQSPPSSPKEETTSPAANPADERKLTAEEQQLFDATNAERTKAKLPPFKIDPALLRMAREQCRLMAEAGQISHAVNGQTFAIRMQAAKYPAQTAGENCAEGQETPAAAVAGWMLSPGHKANLLNPEFQELGVGIGTSKAGVRYYTQVFGRRFAATGPALDETVPAKPKPAAPTPEKPKSTTPPVRS; encoded by the coding sequence ATGATTCGCTCTCTGGCGCCGAGAGTCCGTTTCGCCGTGGCGTGGTGGCTGATCGCCTTTCCGCTTTCGGAGCGGCCTTGCCGTGCGGAGCCGCCGGAGTCCGGCGGGATCATCGCACAGTCTCCTCCGTCATCGCCCAAAGAGGAGACGACCTCGCCCGCGGCGAACCCGGCCGACGAACGAAAGCTGACCGCGGAAGAACAGCAGCTGTTCGACGCGACAAACGCCGAGCGGACGAAAGCCAAGCTCCCGCCGTTCAAGATCGACCCCGCGCTCCTCCGCATGGCCCGAGAGCAGTGCCGGCTCATGGCCGAAGCGGGGCAGATCTCTCACGCCGTGAACGGGCAGACGTTCGCGATCCGGATGCAGGCGGCGAAGTACCCCGCGCAGACCGCGGGAGAGAACTGTGCGGAGGGGCAGGAGACACCGGCGGCCGCCGTCGCGGGCTGGATGCTCTCCCCGGGGCACAAAGCGAACCTGCTCAATCCTGAGTTTCAGGAACTCGGAGTCGGGATCGGGACGAGCAAAGCGGGAGTCCGTTACTACACGCAGGTGTTCGGACGCCGGTTCGCCGCCACCGGGCCGGCTCTCGACGAGACCGTTCCCGCGAAGCCGAAACCGGCCGCGCCGACTCCGGAGAAGCCGAAATCGACCACCCCTCCGGTCCGATCCTGA
- a CDS encoding agmatine/peptidylarginine deiminase, with product MPAEWEPHEATWISWPHREKTWPGAFEKVPGVFVQIVRAIAESELVRINVGDPHMAKRVKFLLEAGRVDMNQVRFHYNPTNDTWCRDHGPIYVVRNVEGRRERAIVDWDYNAWGGKYPPYDSDNSIPRRIADEFIERRFSPGIVLEGGSIDVNGEGTLLTTEACLLNQNRNPHLTREEIEQTLRDFLAVRKILWLGDGIVGDDTDGHVDDITRFVSADTIVTVIEENPADPNFHPLRENYRRLLEMTDHRDRPLNIVKLPMPSPSYANGIQLPASYANFLICNTKVVVPIYGCSNDEIALGILQEYFPGRKVVGINCTPLVWGLGSIHCITQQQPSGVSAPIE from the coding sequence ATGCCGGCAGAGTGGGAGCCGCACGAAGCGACCTGGATTTCGTGGCCCCATCGCGAAAAGACATGGCCCGGCGCGTTCGAAAAAGTCCCGGGCGTTTTCGTCCAGATCGTCCGGGCGATCGCCGAGTCGGAGCTCGTCCGAATCAACGTCGGCGACCCGCACATGGCCAAGCGGGTCAAGTTCCTGCTGGAGGCGGGCCGGGTCGACATGAACCAGGTTCGGTTCCACTACAACCCCACGAACGACACCTGGTGCCGGGACCACGGCCCGATCTACGTCGTCCGCAACGTCGAAGGCCGCCGCGAACGGGCGATCGTCGACTGGGACTACAACGCCTGGGGCGGAAAGTATCCCCCGTACGACTCGGATAACTCCATCCCGCGGCGGATCGCGGATGAGTTCATCGAGCGCCGCTTCTCTCCCGGGATCGTCCTGGAAGGGGGATCGATCGACGTCAACGGCGAAGGGACGCTGCTGACGACCGAGGCGTGCCTGTTGAACCAGAACCGCAACCCGCACCTGACCCGCGAGGAGATCGAACAGACCCTGCGGGACTTCCTGGCGGTCCGCAAGATCCTCTGGCTGGGGGACGGGATCGTCGGCGACGACACGGACGGCCACGTGGACGACATCACGCGGTTCGTCTCGGCGGATACGATCGTTACCGTTATTGAAGAGAACCCGGCGGACCCGAACTTCCACCCGCTCCGGGAGAACTACCGGCGGCTCCTGGAGATGACGGACCACCGCGACCGGCCGCTCAACATCGTCAAGCTGCCGATGCCTTCGCCGAGCTACGCGAACGGGATTCAGCTCCCGGCGAGCTACGCGAATTTCCTGATCTGCAACACCAAGGTCGTGGTTCCGATCTACGGCTGCTCCAACGACGAGATCGCCCTGGGGATCCTGCAGGAGTACTTTCCCGGCCGCAAGGTGGTCGGCATCAACTGCACGCCGCTCGTGTGGGGACTGGGATCGATCCACTGCATCACCCAGCAGCAGCCGTCCGGCGTCAGTGCGCCAATCGAGTAG
- a CDS encoding cytochrome-c peroxidase — protein sequence MTRLSHSVRTFVKGTALAASLMLVPTLSAAEKVKLPSDALTSGIPGKGKTLTVQEIDAFLAKPENHEILEITLPPGLDLGVSEISGLKENPLTRAKIELGRQLYFDTRLCGDNTVSCAHCHHPDEGFGKHTQFGVGINGQQGNRNSPISYNRILSSVQFWDGRANSLEEQAKGPIANPIEMGNTHVQCVDTLKTIPGYVKQFNAVFGEKEGVTIDNVAKAIASFERVLVTGASPYDYAEILRKYSKLEPEDLEDLKTDQPEVYAQFLLAKVQAEKFPMSESAVRGRDLFFSERVNCAACHVGANLADEKYHNLGIGMDAKDPDVGRMAVTKKAEDYGAFKTPTIRNVEFSAPYMHDGSLETLMDVVEHYNKGGTPNKNLSNKIKKLNLTEQEKKDLVAFMKACTGPFPKVEHARLPAEK from the coding sequence ATGACTCGCCTGTCGCATTCCGTAAGGACGTTCGTGAAAGGAACCGCCCTTGCGGCCAGCCTGATGCTCGTCCCCACCCTGTCCGCGGCGGAGAAGGTCAAGCTGCCAAGCGACGCCCTGACGTCCGGCATCCCCGGCAAGGGAAAGACGCTCACGGTCCAGGAGATTGACGCCTTCCTGGCGAAGCCCGAGAACCATGAAATTCTGGAAATCACCCTCCCGCCGGGACTCGACCTCGGCGTCTCGGAGATCTCCGGCCTCAAGGAAAATCCGCTGACCCGCGCCAAGATCGAGCTCGGCCGGCAGCTCTATTTCGATACCCGCCTCTGCGGCGACAATACCGTGAGCTGCGCCCACTGCCACCATCCGGACGAAGGGTTCGGCAAGCACACGCAGTTCGGCGTCGGCATCAACGGCCAGCAGGGGAACCGCAACTCCCCGATCAGCTACAACCGCATCCTCTCCTCGGTCCAGTTCTGGGACGGCCGGGCCAACTCGCTCGAAGAGCAGGCCAAGGGGCCGATCGCCAACCCGATCGAAATGGGGAACACGCACGTCCAGTGCGTCGACACCCTCAAGACGATCCCCGGCTATGTGAAGCAGTTCAACGCCGTGTTCGGCGAGAAGGAAGGGGTCACGATCGACAACGTCGCCAAGGCGATCGCATCGTTCGAACGCGTCCTCGTCACCGGAGCCTCGCCGTACGATTACGCCGAGATCCTCCGTAAGTATTCGAAGCTGGAGCCGGAAGACCTCGAGGACCTCAAGACCGACCAGCCGGAGGTCTACGCCCAGTTTCTGCTGGCGAAGGTCCAGGCCGAAAAGTTCCCGATGAGCGAGTCCGCCGTCCGCGGCCGCGACCTTTTCTTCAGCGAGCGGGTGAACTGCGCGGCATGCCACGTCGGGGCCAACCTGGCGGACGAGAAGTACCACAACCTCGGCATCGGGATGGACGCCAAGGATCCGGACGTCGGCCGGATGGCGGTCACCAAGAAGGCCGAAGACTACGGCGCGTTCAAGACGCCGACGATCCGCAACGTCGAGTTCTCCGCTCCTTACATGCACGACGGCAGCCTCGAAACGCTGATGGACGTTGTCGAGCACTACAACAAGGGCGGGACGCCGAACAAGAACCTCAGCAACAAGATCAAAAAGCTGAACCTGACGGAGCAGGAGAAGAAGGACCTCGTCGCGTTCATGAAGGCCTGCACGGGCCCTTTCCCCAAGGTGGAACACGCCCGGCTCCCCGCCGAGAAGTAA
- a CDS encoding LysR family transcriptional regulator — protein sequence MDISQLEAFLKVVEFGSFTRAARELGVSQPAISQQMARLEETLRQPLFERQGRSVRLTHAGETLRARAEQIVSMVRDTRREVTDDGSSGRIVVGGIPTIAPYFLPPLIARYHKRFPQVRIELREDVTERLLRLCQQGEIDVAVMALPIDETGLKVELLFDEPLLLAVPSAHPLSARDRIRPADLEDEQFVLLGEEHCLRGDVVRFCQRHAFQPVSVNQAQQLTTVEQLVASGFGVSFVPAMAVDAVAARRVVHRPLTSGGPRRKIAACWNPVRYQTKVLREFFREMRTFAAEHKKSHGESASGGS from the coding sequence ATGGACATTTCGCAGCTCGAAGCGTTTCTCAAGGTTGTGGAGTTCGGCAGTTTCACGCGGGCGGCCCGGGAGCTGGGAGTCTCTCAGCCGGCGATCAGTCAGCAGATGGCCCGGCTCGAGGAGACGCTCCGCCAGCCGCTGTTCGAGCGGCAAGGGCGGAGCGTGCGGCTGACGCACGCCGGCGAGACGCTTCGCGCGCGGGCCGAGCAGATCGTCTCGATGGTCCGCGACACCCGCCGCGAAGTGACCGACGACGGATCGTCGGGGCGGATCGTCGTGGGCGGGATTCCGACGATCGCTCCGTATTTCCTGCCGCCGCTCATTGCCCGTTACCACAAGCGGTTCCCGCAGGTCCGGATCGAGCTGCGCGAGGACGTGACCGAGCGGCTGCTCCGGCTGTGCCAACAGGGGGAGATCGACGTGGCCGTCATGGCGCTGCCGATCGACGAGACGGGGCTCAAGGTGGAGCTCCTGTTCGACGAGCCGCTGCTCCTGGCGGTGCCGAGTGCGCATCCACTCTCGGCCCGGGACCGGATCCGGCCGGCCGACCTGGAGGACGAGCAGTTCGTGCTCCTGGGGGAAGAACACTGTCTGCGGGGGGACGTGGTCCGATTCTGTCAGCGGCACGCGTTCCAGCCGGTGTCGGTCAATCAGGCACAGCAGCTCACGACCGTCGAGCAGCTGGTGGCGAGCGGGTTCGGGGTGTCGTTCGTCCCGGCGATGGCGGTCGACGCCGTGGCGGCCCGGCGGGTCGTGCATCGGCCGCTCACTTCCGGAGGCCCGCGACGGAAGATCGCGGCGTGCTGGAACCCGGTCCGCTATCAGACGAAGGTCCTTCGGGAGTTCTTCCGCGAGATGCGGACGTTCGCGGCGGAACACAAGAAGTCACACGGCGAGAGCGCGAGCGGCGGATCGTAG
- the mog gene encoding molybdopterin adenylyltransferase codes for MTAQTARIGIVTVSDRASRGEYEDRGGPAILAYFQEVLTSPWEPVARVIPDERETIEKTLIALADGEGCCLIVTTGGTGPATRDVTPEATESACEKMMPGFGELMRKVSLEKVPTAILSRQTAGIRGRTLIVNLPGQPRAIGECLDAVMPAIPYCIDLIEGPYLTTNEARIQAFRPKR; via the coding sequence ATGACAGCGCAGACCGCGCGGATCGGGATTGTGACTGTGTCTGACCGGGCGAGCCGCGGCGAGTACGAGGATCGCGGCGGACCGGCGATCCTGGCGTACTTTCAGGAGGTTCTCACTTCTCCCTGGGAGCCGGTCGCCCGTGTCATTCCCGACGAACGGGAGACGATCGAGAAGACGCTCATCGCGCTGGCGGATGGGGAAGGCTGCTGCCTGATCGTGACGACCGGCGGGACCGGTCCGGCCACGCGGGATGTGACTCCCGAGGCGACCGAGTCCGCGTGCGAGAAGATGATGCCGGGCTTCGGGGAGCTGATGCGGAAGGTGTCGCTGGAGAAAGTCCCGACCGCGATCCTTTCCCGGCAGACCGCCGGGATCCGCGGCCGGACGTTGATCGTGAATCTTCCCGGTCAGCCGCGGGCGATCGGCGAATGTCTCGACGCGGTGATGCCGGCGATTCCCTACTGCATCGATCTCATCGAGGGGCCGTATCTGACGACGAACGAGGCCCGCATTCAGGCGTTCCGGCCGAAGCGATAG
- a CDS encoding diacylglycerol kinase family protein: protein MRDFLLSFVYAGRGIAALFARERNARVHLVAAVVVVAAGVFWRIEPWEWCAVAMAIATVTAAEAFNTAIEALLNRLHPDRDSAVGHAKDLAAGGVLLAALGAAAVGAAIFGPRLWVLVVSPR, encoded by the coding sequence TTGAGGGACTTCCTTCTGTCGTTCGTCTACGCCGGCCGGGGGATCGCGGCTCTGTTCGCGCGGGAGCGGAACGCGCGGGTGCATCTCGTGGCCGCTGTTGTGGTCGTGGCGGCGGGGGTGTTCTGGAGGATTGAGCCGTGGGAGTGGTGCGCCGTGGCGATGGCTATTGCGACCGTGACTGCGGCGGAGGCATTCAACACGGCGATTGAGGCGCTGCTGAACCGCCTGCATCCGGACCGGGACTCGGCGGTGGGGCATGCGAAGGACCTGGCGGCGGGCGGGGTGTTGCTGGCGGCTCTCGGCGCGGCGGCGGTCGGAGCGGCGATCTTCGGCCCGCGTTTATGGGTGCTGGTGGTCAGCCCGCGCTGA